The stretch of DNA GCAATGAATTCATTGCAACTGCACTTGCTGATAAAATTCTGTCGACATCATCTTTGGTTTTGCTTTGGTCTGCCAAATCCAAACTTATGTTCGTAGTAATGGTAATATGAGGCTCAAACTTTGGTGGCAGCCCTGGAAATAGGGTATTCAACGAACTCATGACagtaattaatttatcataCGTCGGTGTGTTTCGTTTCGGACACAACCATAGTGCGACACCTAATTCTTAAAGTGGTTAGCATcataaatcaaacaaatcaacaataatgaaaataaaaaaaagaacataCCCATGACTATTGTAGTTAAAAATTGTAGCAATTGTTTAATGAATGAGCAAATGGCAAATGTGTTGTTTCCAAGAAGGAAAATGTGGTTATGGTTAAGGATTGgtccattttttttttccctctCTTTGTTGTCTGTCTCTCCTTGTGTAATTTTTCTCTGTCTGTACTGTTCTCGGCTCCGTTTGTTCTACAGAGTAGGGGATTTCAGAAGTACTCTATTGGTGAACATACATTCTACTATCTAGTCTATCTTTAGTATTTACTTGTTAAAACATCAACTCCCTCGACTGCAGGAGAGTCTACAAACCAGCTTACTGATACCCCAGTCTTTATATCGTTGACTAAAGCACATGGTAACTTGCTTTGGCCCAGGAAAATTTCACGCAAAACAGGAGCTTTTCCAGCACCAGTTGCAACAAATGCAATTGCTTTGGCATTTTCTAACACTGGGAAGGTGAATGtaattcttcttggtggtggttttgGAGAATCACTTATATATGAAATCAATTCGTCTCTTTCTTCCAATAATTTATGACCTGGGAATAAAGAGCAAGTGTGTCCATCTGGCCCACACCCaagcaaaatcaaatcaaattgttttggtAACCCATTAGCGTATTCTTTAGCAATTTCTTGATCCTTTGCTTGGTCGACTAAATCGTCTAATTTTCCGTCTTTTCCGGTAAGCAATGATTGATCAATGACATGCAATTTCATGTTTGTGGTCTCTTGAggcaaattttttaaaaccATTTCGTTGAACAATccaaaatttgaatcaGGATGATACAATGGGACTAATCTCTCATCACTGAAGTAGACTTCCCACTTATCCCATTGTGCCTTGGAACCAATCTCCTTATTATCGATCAATGcttgtttcaaaatcttaCCTAATGAACCACCAGACAAAGCAATTTTAAAAGAACCGTTGGCTTCAATGgctttgttttgttgttcaatAACATATTTTCCAACTGAATTGGCCACATCTTGTGAGTCGGAGTAGGAGTATACTTTAGTTGACATGTTGAATATTAAGGGCTTAagtaaaattaaatcagATTGAAAAGAAGCTTGTCAATTCTTTGTCTGCATTTATCAGctccaaattttttttttcttttttgctTCAGGTACAGTAGGACCCAGCAACCATGCGAATGAGACTCGCCCGCGTGGTTTGTCTTATGTTCTTACCGCAAAATCCGCCATCATTATAACCTCCCCACAATTCTCAAAGCAACCAAATTTCAGTACTATATGGTATTTCGGCCAAGAAT from Candida albicans SC5314 chromosome R, complete sequence encodes:
- the SOL3 gene encoding 6-phosphogluconolactonase (Putative 6-phosphogluconolactonase; present in exponential and stationary growth phase yeast cultures; macrophage-downregulated protein; Spider biofilm repressed), which codes for MSTKVYSYSDSQDVANSVGKYVIEQQNKAIEANGSFKIALSGGSLGKILKQALIDNKEIGSKAQWDKWEVYFSDERLVPLYHPDSNFGLFNEMVLKNLPQETTNMKLHVIDQSLLTGKDGKLDDLVDQAKDQEIAKEYANGLPKQFDLILLGCGPDGHTCSLFPGHKLLEERDELISYISDSPKPPPRRITFTFPVLENAKAIAFVATGAGKAPVLREIFSGQSKLPCALVNDIKTGVSVSWFVDSPAVEGVDVLTSKY